The Terriglobia bacterium DNA window GATCGGCGGTCATGTTGATCCAGTTGCCCCGGCCCTCCACGTCCGTGTTCATGCCAAATACGTCCAGGTAGGTGGTCAGGGGGCTGCCCGAGGACACCTGCTGGAAGCCGCCAAACGTGGTCTCCATCTTCCACCACTTCACCCGGTAGTAGGCCAGCATCTTCAGGGCGTGCGGCCGGTCGGTGGGCAGTGGCCCGTCGATCGGGTTACCGTGCCCGTCGAACGACCCCATGGGCTCGTCGAAGGCGCGGTTGGTGTTGCTGCCCTGCCGCCCGCCGCCGCCGTCGGCGATGTCGGTGGCGGTCAGGCCGGTGTAGTTGCCCCGCAGCTTGCTATAGGTGTACGACGCCTGGCCGTACCAGTGGGCCGAGGCCGCCTTGGTGAGCCGGAACTCCAAGCCGTCATACCTGCGGTTGGCCTTCGGGATCGGCGGATTCCCCGGGCCATACATGACCGCGTTGAATCCTTCGCCAGGGTTGTTGATGCTGTAGACTTCGCCACCTGGGCCGATGACACCGGTGTCCTCGATGGCACGGACCATGCGCTTGCGCGCCCAGCGGACCTCGAACGCCAGCTGCGGCGTGATGGCCCAGTCCGCTCCCAGCACGTACTCGCGCTGCAACGTCGGCTCGAGGCCCAGCAGCGATGCAGTGCAGCTCCCGGGAGTCGCTTGGTTGGCGTCGCACGCTCGATTGGGATCGTTGGAAACGATGCGGAAGTCATCGTTCTGGATGAAGCGCGCGCCGGCGGGAACGGTGCTGGCGCTCGAGAGCTGGCCCGAGGGTTCGCAGAAGTGCCCGTCTGCGCCCCGCACCGGGATGAAGAGGAGGTAGTTCGGGTTATCCATGGCGTACGTGCAGTCATGCCAGTAGTCGCCCCCGAAGCTGCCCCGGGGCGAGTCGTACTTCATGATGTCGTAGAACGACCCGAAGCTGCCGTAAATCTTCAGCTTGCCGTTGCGCATCACATCCCAGGACGCGCCCAGGCGGGGGGCGATTTTCTGACCCCAGCTAAAGTCGATGCCGGGGAAGCCCGAGGAGTAGGAGGGCACGGTCTCCTTGTCGAAGCGGACTCCCAGGTTCAGGGTCACGCCATGCCCGATGTTCCAGTTATCCTGGAGGTAAAAAGCGTGGGTGTTGCTTCCCACCTTGCCGCTGGTACCCAATTCGCGGAAGTTGATGGTGCCAAAGTTCCCGCGGCAGGTGTTGGCGATGGCGTCGGTGGCGGTGCCAGTTCCGGCCGAGCCCCAGGTGGCCAGGTTGAAAGCGGCGATCGGCACGCAGCCCAGGCTCGAGCCCACCACCGAGTGCCATGCAGTGCCGGTGGCGCCGCCGTTGGCATTGACCGTGGTATTGCCCATGTAGCTGACGTACGCGTTCGCCGTGATGTAGCCGGTCAGCACATCGTTGCTCAGCTTGTTGTAGAGGTACCCGAACTTGAAGTTGTGGGTGCCCCAGCCCTTAACGAAGTACGACAAGTCGTTGCTCCAGCTGGTCCGCCAGTACGAGTCGAAGGCGGTGCCAGTGTTGTCGCCAATGTTGAAATAGCCCGTCCCAAAGTTAGCGGCTGTAACGCAGGCAGGACAGGCGGCAGCCAGGGTGGTGCCGTCCAAGCCCGTCGTGTTGGCCGTCGCCCCCCCCAGGCTGGTGCTGTAGGAATAGGTGGTGTTGCGGATGATGTAGCGGATGCCGACGGGTGTCCCAAGTGTTTTGTAGGCGTTGTAGCCCCGGCCAAAACGCGAGCTGAAGATCAGGTTCGGGGTGATGGTGACATCCCCCCCAACCCCCAGGAGCTGGTTGGGCGCGCGATAGCCGATGCCGGCGTTGAAGTTGTCCGGATTGCCGCTGGCGCCCCCAAGGTTACACTGGTTGCCCAGGGTGTTCACGCAGGGAAGCAGGGCGCCAGTGACCGGATCGGTAGCCTGGACCATGAAGACAGAGTCCGCCGCCGCTTGGCTGTAGCCCTGGTTCTTGGAATAGTTGTACTGCCAGCTGCCGTAGATGTGCAGCTTGGAGAACGGGTTGGCGTCCACACGGGCCAGCGAGTAGTAAGTGTCGGTGTTGCTGGAGTACGTGCGCGGGCCAGGGGCGGGAAACTTCCCCGTCATGAACACGGTGCGCTGCTGGCGGATCAGGTCCGGCACCGAGCTGGCGAAGACCCAGATCTTGTCCTTCAGCAGGTAGCCGCCCACTTCAAAGCCCGGATCCCACACGCGGTAGTGGTCTTTTATGGGCTGGGTATACTCGGCGCCCCCGTTGTCACGCAGCGTCCGGTTGGGAGCGGCGTTCAGCGCATCGCCCTGGTAGGAGGTGAAGACGCTGCCGTGCCACTCGTTGGAGCCGCGCTTCTCGATGACGTTGATGATGCCGGACATGGCGCCACCGTGCTCCGCCTCGAAGCCGCTGGACTTGATCACCACTTCCTGGATGAACTCCATGGGAACGTTGAAGCTGGAGTTGCCGCTTTGAACGTTGGCGGTCTCCTGGCCCTCCACCATGTAGGAGTTCTCCGCGTTGGCGGCGCCGTCGATCTGGTTGCCCAAACTGCCGGCGGTATTCGCGCCTGTTGCAGATGCCAGTCCTAGGTACCGGTTAGCCCCTGAGTCCGCGGCCCCGCCCTGCAGAGGTTCTGCGCGGGCGCCCGGGGCGAACTGGATGACTGACTGGAAGGAGCGGCCCGTGGGAGCGTCGGCCAGGATGTCCGAGGTGACGTTGGTCTGGACCTTGCTCTGGGCCACGTCGATTTGGGGAGCCTGTCCGGTAACTTCGACGATCTCGGACGCGGCGCCTACTTTCAGCGTCACATCGATGGTGGGAGCGCGGCCGACGGCCAGGTCGATGCCGTCCAGCTTGTAGGTGGTGAAGCCACTCTTCGTCGCCGTCAGGTTGTAGCTGCCGGGGCGAAGGTTGTCGAAGCGATAGTAGCCCGACGAATCGGTGCTGGTCGCTGCCTTGCCAGTGAACAGCGCCGTACTTGTCAATTCCACCGTGGCGCTGGAAATTACCGCGCCGCTGGGATCCTTCACCGTGCCCTGTATCGATGACGTCCTTTCCACTTGAGCAAACATGGACGGTACGATGAGCACTGTGATGACCAGCGCAAGCAGCAGGCGCTTAGACATCTGGGGACGAATGTCACGTTCCATTGTGCCTCCTGAATTGTCTGAACTCATTTGACTGCCGAGAAACATCACCCCACTTGCTGCACCTGGACTGCCAAAGTATAGCGCTTGTAAGATACTCATTTTCAATCGCTTACACGAGTCTCTGTGGTTTTTTGCTACGCTTTTTGGGAAGCTATCCGGAGCCGTCTATGGAATTCCGTATAATCGGGTGTTACACCCCCGGCGTGCGCGAGTTCAAGGAATGCCTGTGCATCGAGCCGCAGGAACAGTTCGCCGCTCCCGCCCGCGACATCGTGGCCAAGCTGGAGAAGGCGCTCGGCCCCGGACAGGCGAAGTAAAGAAAGTTGGATCCTTCGAGGCCCGCCGTCCGGCGGGCCGTTTCCGTTGCGGATCGCAACGCGGGATGAACGTCGCTATGTGACCGGCGTCACAGAAGGGCGAGTGGGCGCCGCGATATAAACACCCTGCTCATGCAGAGGTGTACAAGCGATGATTTCTACGACTTCTGAGTATGCGTTGCGCGCCCTGGCTCATCTGGCCAGGATGCCGGAGGATGCCGCGGTGCTGGGCCGCGATCTGGCGCGCTCCACGGAGATCCCGGCCAATTACCTTTCCAAGATTCTGCTGACCCTGCGCAATGCCGGCTACCTGGTGACGGCGCGCGGCTCCGGCGGCGGCTACCGCCTGCGCAAAACCGCCGACGAGATCTACCTGATGGATATCGTCGAGCTGTTCGAGGGATCGAAGGCCAAGCCGGTCTGCTTCCTGAGCCGGACCAAGCCCTGTGGCGACCAGGAGGCCTGCACCGCGCATAGGGCCTGGCGCGACCTCAGCGCAGCCTACCGCGGATTCCTGCTTTCCACCACCGTGAGCATGATCTCCGGGGCGAATGGGCGAGCGAAAAAGAACGGCGAGGTGGACGCCACCAAGGACCTGAAGTCGAATGGCGCGCTGGCCGCCCTAGCGGCGCTGGCCAACTGAAACCGCCCTACCGGCGCTTGCTCCACTTATGCATGCGCCACCTCCGGCTGGGGCGCGTGCTTGAGCGCCGGCTTCACTTCGAAGTTCCACTTCCAGATGGCAAAGATGGGCGGATAGATGACCAGCTCCATCAGGAAGCTGGTGAGGATGCCGCCGATCATGGGCGCTGCAATGCGCTTCATCACGTCTCCACCCGCTCCTACTGACCACATGATCGGCAACAATCCGAACAGCATGCAGGCTACAGTCATCACCTTCGGGCGAAGGCGCTTGACCGCGCCGTTGACGATGGCCTCGCGCAGGTCGTCCCAGTTGCGCATGAGGCCTTTCTGCTGCGCATCCTTGTAGGCGAGGTCGAGGTAAAGGAGCATGAACACTGCGGTTTCCGCGTCCACGCCCAGCAGGGCGATCAGCCCGACCCAGACGGCAATGCTCATGTTGTAGCCCAGCAGGAAAAGGAACCACACGGCGCCAATGGCGGAGAAGGGAACCGCCAGCAGGATGATTCCCGTCTTGACCGCTGATCCAGTGTTGAAGTAGAGCAACAGGAAGACGATGAAGAGCGTGACCGGCAACACGATTTTCAGCCGTTCCTTCACGCGCTCCATCGATTCGTATTGGCCGCTCCAAACCAGCTGATAGCCGGCGGGAACGCTGACCTTCTGCCGGACAGCGTTCTTGGCATCCGTGACGTAGCTCCCGATGTCGCGGCCGCTGACATCCACATAGACGTATCCGCTCAGCCGGCCATTCTCGTCGCGGATCATGCCGGGGCCGGTTTTGAGGGAGATGTTGGCGAGTTGCGCCAGCGGGATCTGCGCGCCCGAAGGTGTATTGACCAGCGCGCGCCGCAGGCCGTCCAGGTCGCTGCGGTAGTCGCGCAAGTAGCGCACATTCACCGGGTAGCGCTCGCGGCCCTCGACGGTAGTGGTCACCTGGTCGCCTCCGACCGCCGACATCAGCACCTCGTTGGCGTCGTCCACGCTCAGTCCGTAGCGCGCGAGCTGGTCGCGCTTGAGGTCGAAGTCGAGGAAGTAGCCGCCGGTCGTGCGTTCCGCAAACACGCTGGTCGTGCCGGGAATATCCTTCAGCGCCATTTCGACCTGCTCGCCGATCTTCTCGATCTCACCCAGGTCCGACCCCAGGACCTTGATCCCGAGCGGCGTGCGCACGCCCGTGGTGAGCATGTCAATGCGCGCCTTGATCGGCATGGTCCAGGCATTGGCCGTGCCCGGAATATTCAGCGCTTCGTTCAGCCCGCCCGGACCATAGATCAACTCTTGCGTTGTCTTATGGTCGGGCCAGAACCGGGCAAGGATGTTTTGTGCCCAGTCGGGAGCCCATTTGGAATAAAACCGCTCACGCTTTGGCCACTGCATGTGGGGCTTGAGCACGACAACGGTTTCCATCATCGAATACGGCGCAGGGTCGGTAGCGCTCTCGACGCGACCCGCTTTGCCGAAAATACGCTCGACTTCCGGAAAGCCGCTGATGATCTTGTCCTGCACCTGCAGCAGGCGCGAAGCTTCGGTCACCGACATCCCCGGAAGCGTCGTCGGCATGTAGAGCAGCGTGCCCTCGTCGAGCGGGGGCATGAACTCCGAGCCCAACCGGAAGAAGACGGGCACGGTCACCGCCATGGCGATCACCGCCACCGCGATGGTCTTCCACTTGTGCTCCAGCACGAACTCCACCACCGGGTGGTAGAGCTTCATCAGCGGACGGCTGATGGGGTGAGTGTCCTCGCTGTGGATCTTGCCGACGAGCAGTCCATTGACGATCTTCGCCAGCCACTTCGGACGAAACTTGAAGTCATCCATGCGGGTGAACAGCAGCCGCATGGCCGGATCCAGCGTGATCGCCAGCACGGCCGCGATCGCCATGGCGAAGTTCTTGGTGAAGGCCAGCGGCTTGAACAGGCGGCCTTCTTGAGCTTCAAGCGTGAACACAGGCAGGAAGGCGACAGCGATCACCAGCAGAGCGAAAAAGCTGGGCCCGCCCACTTCCTTCACCGCCGAAATGACGACCTTGTGGTAATCGCCGGGCCGTCCCTCCGCGTTCCAATGCTCCAGCTTCTTGTGGGTCTGCTCGACGACAACCACGGCGGCATCCACCATCGCGCCGATGGCCACGGCGATCCCGCCCAGCGACATGATGTTCGCCGTCATCCCCGACATCTGGATGGGTATGAACGCCAGGATTATGGTGATGGGAATGGTGACGATCGGAATGATGGCGCTGGGGAAATGCCACAGGAATATGAGGATCACCAGGCTGACGATGAGCAGCTCTTCGATGAGCGTGTGCTTCAGGTTGTCCACCGACCGGTCGATCAGATCGGAGCGGTCGTAGGTCGGGACAATCTTCAAACCTTTGGGCAACGTCGGTTCGATCTCGGAGATCTTCGCCTTGACCCGCTCGATCACCTTCTGGGCGTTCTCGCCGAAGCGCATGATGACCACGGCGCCCACCACTTCGCCCTTGCCGTCGAGTTCGGCGACGCCGCGGCGCAGGTCGGGGCCAAAGGTGACCGTGGCCACGTCGCGCAGCAGGACCGGCGTGCCGGTCTGCGCGTTCACCATCACCGGGATCTCCTGCAGGTCGCGCAGGGAGCGCACGTAGCCGCGTCCGCGCACCATGTACTCGCGGCCCGACATCTCCACCAGCCGCCCGCCTACGTCGTTATTCGACTTCTTCACCGCGTTCACCACCATGTCGATGGGCACGCGGTAGGCCAGCAACTTGTTGGGATCGACGTTCACCTGGTACTGGCGCACGAAGCCGCCGATGGGCGCGACTTCGGCAACTCCCGGCACCGCCTGCAAGGCGTAGCGCAGGTACCAGTCCTGGTAGCTGCGCATCTGCTCCAGCGAATACTTGCCGGTGGTGTCGGTCAGTGCGTACTCGTACACCCAGCCGACCGCGGTGGCATCCTTGGCCAGCTCCACATTGACGCCCTTGGGCAACCGCGGGGTGACCGAGCTCAGATATTCCAGGGTGCGGGAACGGGCCCAATAGATATCAGTGCCTTCCTCGAAGATGATGTAGATGTAGGAATAGCCGAAGTCGCTGAACGCCCGGATATCCTTCACCTTCGGCATGCCGAGCAGCGCCGAGGTGATGGGGTAACTGACCTGGTCTTCCATGATGTCCGGGCTGCGGTCCCACTTGGCGTACACGATCACCTGCGTGTCCGACAGATCGGGGATGGCATCCAGCTTCGTGTTGTTCAGCGAATGCCAGCCGAACAGAACGCCCACGGCGATGAACAGAAACACCAGGAACTTGTGTGTGGCGCAACTTTCGATGATGCGGTCGATCACTGTTCCACCTCCCGCACCAGCTCATCGAGGTTGTGCAGCGTTCCGCCATTCTTTTCCCGGAAGGACTCCGCGGCCTGCCGGCTGGCGAAGGCCAGCGTGCCCGGAGCGCAGCGGTCGAACATCAGGTGCTCGGCGTGCTTGCTCTCGTCGGTGCGCATGGCGTCGTGCGCGCAGACCACCACGCGGCTGCCGTCCACGAACCAGGCGCTCTCCGGCTTCAGCGTGGCGCCGGAGTTGTAGTCGGTGACCTCGAGGATCTTCACCGGCTTGTGCTCCTGCCGGGCCTCGCTCAGGGCGCAGTGGGCGCAGCAGGCCGCGCGGCGCTTTCCGCCGATCTCCGCCACCACCCGCGCCTCGGGCATGATGTGCCTTTGGCAGAAACCGCAGAACTCCTGCGCTTGCTTGTGCATGCGCCAGTATCCGGCGGCGACCAGGCCACCCAGCACCAGCAGCACTACCACCGCGACCATCGATGCTTTCTTTGCCATGATCCCTTCTTCCGCTAGCTACTAACTACCAGCTACTAGCTACTTCTAGTGCTGCATCTCTCCCATCGCCGATTTCAACTGGCTCTCGGAGTCGATGAGAAAATTGCCCGAGGTCACGATGGTTTCGCCCGGCTTCAGCCCGGACAGGACCACCACCTTACCCTCCACGTGCGCGCCGGCTGTGACCTTGCGCGGCGCAAAGCGGCCCTCGCCGCCTGCGACGAACACCGTCTGCTCGCGCCCGGAGTCGAGCACCGCCTCTTCGGGCACGACGATGCTGTCGCCGTAATCTACCTTCAGGGTCACGTCGGCGAACATCTGCGGCTTCAACTCCATTCCGGCGTTGGGGACGTCGATGCGCACCTTGAGGGTGTGGCTCTGCGCGTCCAATTGCGGGTTGATGAAGTTGATCCGCCCGCGCCACACCTTGCCGGGGTAATAGCTCAGACGGATCTCCACCGGCTGTCCCACGCGCACGTACGGCGCCTCGTACTCATACACGTCGGCGTTCACCCACAGGCTGGAGAGATTCGCGACCGTGTACAGCTCCGTGTCGGGATTCACTGACGTCTGCGGGAACGCCTTGCGCTCCTGTACGACGCCGGATGCGGGCGAGTAGATAGTCATGGTGCGGCTGACTTCGCCGGTCTCGTCGAGCTTCTTGATCTGCTCGTCCGAGATATCCCACAGCTTCAACCGCTCGCGCGCCGATGCGAGCAACGACTGCGCCCCCTGCGAAACGCTGGGGAACTGCGACGAGCCCATGGACCTCTCCCCGCGCTTGGCGATCAGGTACTCTTGCTGGGTCGCGACCAGATCGGGGCTGTACACGGTGAACAGCGGCTGGCCCTTGCGCACCGTCTGGCCGACGTAATCCACGAATACCTTCTCGATGAATCCCGAGACCTTCACGTGAACGTGCACCAGCCTGGTCTCGTCGGCGGTCACCTGGCCGGTGGTGTGGATCTCCCGCGTCAGCCGCTGCCGCTCGACCACGGCGGTGCGCACGCCTATGAGTTGCTGCCGGTCGG harbors:
- a CDS encoding TonB-dependent receptor, with the protein product MERDIRPQMSKRLLLALVITVLIVPSMFAQVERTSSIQGTVKDPSGAVISSATVELTSTALFTGKAATSTDSSGYYRFDNLRPGSYNLTATKSGFTTYKLDGIDLAVGRAPTIDVTLKVGAASEIVEVTGQAPQIDVAQSKVQTNVTSDILADAPTGRSFQSVIQFAPGARAEPLQGGAADSGANRYLGLASATGANTAGSLGNQIDGAANAENSYMVEGQETANVQSGNSSFNVPMEFIQEVVIKSSGFEAEHGGAMSGIINVIEKRGSNEWHGSVFTSYQGDALNAAPNRTLRDNGGAEYTQPIKDHYRVWDPGFEVGGYLLKDKIWVFASSVPDLIRQQRTVFMTGKFPAPGPRTYSSNTDTYYSLARVDANPFSKLHIYGSWQYNYSKNQGYSQAAADSVFMVQATDPVTGALLPCVNTLGNQCNLGGASGNPDNFNAGIGYRAPNQLLGVGGDVTITPNLIFSSRFGRGYNAYKTLGTPVGIRYIIRNTTYSYSTSLGGATANTTGLDGTTLAAACPACVTAANFGTGYFNIGDNTGTAFDSYWRTSWSNDLSYFVKGWGTHNFKFGYLYNKLSNDVLTGYITANAYVSYMGNTTVNANGGATGTAWHSVVGSSLGCVPIAAFNLATWGSAGTGTATDAIANTCRGNFGTINFRELGTSGKVGSNTHAFYLQDNWNIGHGVTLNLGVRFDKETVPSYSSGFPGIDFSWGQKIAPRLGASWDVMRNGKLKIYGSFGSFYDIMKYDSPRGSFGGDYWHDCTYAMDNPNYLLFIPVRGADGHFCEPSGQLSSASTVPAGARFIQNDDFRIVSNDPNRACDANQATPGSCTASLLGLEPTLQREYVLGADWAITPQLAFEVRWARKRMVRAIEDTGVIGPGGEVYSINNPGEGFNAVMYGPGNPPIPKANRRYDGLEFRLTKAASAHWYGQASYTYSKLRGNYTGLTATDIADGGGGRQGSNTNRAFDEPMGSFDGHGNPIDGPLPTDRPHALKMLAYYRVKWWKMETTFGGFQQVSSGSPLTTYLDVFGMNTDVEGRGNWINMTADPVTGAFIPGSIIHGFRTPSFSQTDLNFTQEMHVSKNNERLRLGLEANIFNVFNQHSPTYYNSNLTKTGGIAPLSVDPAGATCTPVVIDPRCIVDYPYLLHVQYNYINELNGGPGNAAFEPSSGFNPLYGMPYGWQAGRSLRFKVKFTF
- a CDS encoding Rrf2 family transcriptional regulator produces the protein MISTTSEYALRALAHLARMPEDAAVLGRDLARSTEIPANYLSKILLTLRNAGYLVTARGSGGGYRLRKTADEIYLMDIVELFEGSKAKPVCFLSRTKPCGDQEACTAHRAWRDLSAAYRGFLLSTTVSMISGANGRAKKNGEVDATKDLKSNGALAALAALAN
- a CDS encoding efflux RND transporter permease subunit, which produces MIDRIIESCATHKFLVFLFIAVGVLFGWHSLNNTKLDAIPDLSDTQVIVYAKWDRSPDIMEDQVSYPITSALLGMPKVKDIRAFSDFGYSYIYIIFEEGTDIYWARSRTLEYLSSVTPRLPKGVNVELAKDATAVGWVYEYALTDTTGKYSLEQMRSYQDWYLRYALQAVPGVAEVAPIGGFVRQYQVNVDPNKLLAYRVPIDMVVNAVKKSNNDVGGRLVEMSGREYMVRGRGYVRSLRDLQEIPVMVNAQTGTPVLLRDVATVTFGPDLRRGVAELDGKGEVVGAVVIMRFGENAQKVIERVKAKISEIEPTLPKGLKIVPTYDRSDLIDRSVDNLKHTLIEELLIVSLVILIFLWHFPSAIIPIVTIPITIILAFIPIQMSGMTANIMSLGGIAVAIGAMVDAAVVVVEQTHKKLEHWNAEGRPGDYHKVVISAVKEVGGPSFFALLVIAVAFLPVFTLEAQEGRLFKPLAFTKNFAMAIAAVLAITLDPAMRLLFTRMDDFKFRPKWLAKIVNGLLVGKIHSEDTHPISRPLMKLYHPVVEFVLEHKWKTIAVAVIAMAVTVPVFFRLGSEFMPPLDEGTLLYMPTTLPGMSVTEASRLLQVQDKIISGFPEVERIFGKAGRVESATDPAPYSMMETVVVLKPHMQWPKRERFYSKWAPDWAQNILARFWPDHKTTQELIYGPGGLNEALNIPGTANAWTMPIKARIDMLTTGVRTPLGIKVLGSDLGEIEKIGEQVEMALKDIPGTTSVFAERTTGGYFLDFDLKRDQLARYGLSVDDANEVLMSAVGGDQVTTTVEGRERYPVNVRYLRDYRSDLDGLRRALVNTPSGAQIPLAQLANISLKTGPGMIRDENGRLSGYVYVDVSGRDIGSYVTDAKNAVRQKVSVPAGYQLVWSGQYESMERVKERLKIVLPVTLFIVFLLLYFNTGSAVKTGIILLAVPFSAIGAVWFLFLLGYNMSIAVWVGLIALLGVDAETAVFMLLYLDLAYKDAQQKGLMRNWDDLREAIVNGAVKRLRPKVMTVACMLFGLLPIMWSVGAGGDVMKRIAAPMIGGILTSFLMELVIYPPIFAIWKWNFEVKPALKHAPQPEVAHA
- a CDS encoding nitrous oxide reductase accessory protein NosL codes for the protein MAKKASMVAVVVLLVLGGLVAAGYWRMHKQAQEFCGFCQRHIMPEARVVAEIGGKRRAACCAHCALSEARQEHKPVKILEVTDYNSGATLKPESAWFVDGSRVVVCAHDAMRTDESKHAEHLMFDRCAPGTLAFASRQAAESFREKNGGTLHNLDELVREVEQ
- a CDS encoding efflux RND transporter periplasmic adaptor subunit; this translates as MAQINNKFLRIFALAGAIAVLLGLLYAGKVTAAFQHSHTEQQAESGERNVLYWYDAMNPQHHYGKPGKAPDGMDLVPMYADQATQPAQSAAATASKGERKILYWYDPMHPQFKADHPGKSPDCGMEMVPKYADDQPMNMPPGSVMVSSDRQQLIGVRTAVVERQRLTREIHTTGQVTADETRLVHVHVKVSGFIEKVFVDYVGQTVRKGQPLFTVYSPDLVATQQEYLIAKRGERSMGSSQFPSVSQGAQSLLASARERLKLWDISDEQIKKLDETGEVSRTMTIYSPASGVVQERKAFPQTSVNPDTELYTVANLSSLWVNADVYEYEAPYVRVGQPVEIRLSYYPGKVWRGRINFINPQLDAQSHTLKVRIDVPNAGMELKPQMFADVTLKVDYGDSIVVPEEAVLDSGREQTVFVAGGEGRFAPRKVTAGAHVEGKVVVLSGLKPGETIVTSGNFLIDSESQLKSAMGEMQH